The following proteins are co-located in the Deltaproteobacteria bacterium genome:
- a CDS encoding CBS domain-containing protein produces MTKGTPMNLLQESPKREWLGAPMLVLEVMTSKLITLTPEQTFGHVVELLTQHSFRHFLVVNPDHTLAGVISDRDVLWAIAGMSEWQTKPVSSVMARQPTTVSPETPLSAAAEIMTARRINCLPVVDASRIVVGIVTSTDLLKNYKQLQRSIEHRAQL; encoded by the coding sequence ATGACAAAGGGGACTCCGATGAATTTACTGCAGGAATCACCTAAGCGTGAATGGCTCGGCGCGCCCATGTTGGTGCTGGAAGTTATGACTTCCAAGTTGATTACGCTAACTCCAGAGCAGACTTTCGGTCACGTCGTCGAACTGCTGACGCAACATTCTTTCCGTCATTTTCTCGTCGTCAACCCGGACCATACCCTGGCTGGCGTGATATCTGACCGGGATGTCCTGTGGGCGATTGCTGGCATGTCCGAGTGGCAGACCAAACCCGTGTCGAGCGTGATGGCACGGCAGCCAACCACCGTTAGTCCTGAAACACCGCTCTCGGCGGCCGCTGAAATCATGACGGCCCGGCGCATCAACTGTCTGCCGGTGGTCGACGCCAGCCGCATCGTTGTCGGCATCGTGACATCCACCGACCTTTTGAAAAACTACAAACAGTTGCAGCGTTCCATAGAACATCGCGCTCAGCTCTGA
- a CDS encoding DUF3817 domain-containing protein, whose product MLTTTVGRLRAVGMAEGVSFLLLLGVAMPLKYLAGMPQAVKVAGWIHGLLFMAFCVCLYVAHDERRWPLRWTALVFVAALLPFGPFVIDRRLKKDH is encoded by the coding sequence ATGTTGACAACGACTGTTGGGCGTTTGCGCGCGGTGGGCATGGCCGAGGGAGTGTCCTTTCTGCTGCTCCTCGGGGTGGCGATGCCGCTGAAGTATCTAGCCGGCATGCCGCAGGCAGTGAAAGTCGCCGGCTGGATTCATGGACTGTTGTTCATGGCGTTTTGCGTCTGTCTCTACGTGGCGCACGATGAGCGGCGCTGGCCGCTGCGGTGGACGGCGTTGGTGTTCGTTGCGGCGCTGCTGCCGTTCGGCCCGTTTGTGATCGATCGGCGTTTGAAAAAAGACCACTAA
- a CDS encoding GFA family protein gives MAEQTLKGSCLCKSVRYEVSTPFMRFGHCYCSRCRKATGGVRSTNIAVPIAQFKWTQGENLIKRYDLPEAKSFARQICSTCNCPIPHASRDGTRVIVPSGTLDDLPPGKPAVHGHWSSRVPFVSTNEADLPCEN, from the coding sequence ATGGCGGAACAAACCTTGAAAGGAAGTTGTCTGTGTAAATCTGTGCGCTATGAGGTGTCGACGCCGTTCATGCGCTTTGGCCATTGTTATTGCTCGCGCTGTCGCAAGGCCACCGGCGGGGTGCGTTCGACCAACATCGCCGTGCCGATCGCGCAGTTCAAGTGGACCCAGGGGGAGAATTTGATCAAGCGCTACGATCTGCCGGAGGCCAAGAGTTTTGCGCGGCAGATTTGCAGCACGTGCAATTGTCCGATCCCTCATGCGTCGCGCGACGGCACGCGGGTGATTGTGCCGTCGGGAACGCTGGACGATTTGCCTCCGGGCAAGCCCGCGGTGCACGGCCACTGGAGCAGCCGCGTTCCCTTTGTCTCGACTAACGAAGCCGATTTACCCTGCGAGAACTGA
- a CDS encoding sulfite exporter TauE/SafE family protein: MGGGWQPAPLRLLSRAKRSRPAGIHRAEGDLNSLIDFLIAGTNLSFTGFLILCAVSFLGSFIAGALGLGGGVLVLATMANLLPPIALVPVHGVVQLASNFSRAILSWRYTLMSIIPAFLVGTIIGAAIGAQFVVALPKYLLQTIIAVFILASTWLPNLQSRSASKVKFFFVGIITTIVTMFVGGTGVLVGAFVSPACPEKNQFVSTHSVVMTIQHGLKIITFALIGFAFGPYLALLVGLVSLSFLGSYAGKLALNRLPEPVFRMALKVTLTVLALQLLYTGVRGAIG, translated from the coding sequence CTGGGCGGGGGCTGGCAACCGGCTCCGCTGCGGTTGTTAAGTCGCGCCAAACGCAGTAGACCAGCTGGAATCCATCGCGCTGAGGGTGACTTGAATAGCCTGATAGATTTCTTGATTGCTGGCACTAACCTTTCGTTCACCGGTTTTTTGATTCTCTGCGCTGTGTCGTTTCTCGGCAGCTTCATCGCCGGTGCATTGGGTCTCGGTGGCGGTGTGCTCGTCTTGGCGACGATGGCCAATCTGCTGCCGCCCATCGCCCTGGTGCCGGTTCACGGCGTGGTGCAATTGGCATCGAACTTTAGCCGGGCGATTTTGAGCTGGCGCTATACCCTGATGTCGATCATTCCGGCGTTTCTCGTCGGCACGATCATCGGCGCGGCCATCGGCGCGCAGTTTGTCGTCGCGTTGCCAAAGTATTTGCTGCAGACCATCATCGCGGTTTTTATCTTGGCGTCGACCTGGCTGCCGAATTTGCAGAGCCGCTCGGCGAGCAAAGTGAAATTCTTTTTCGTCGGCATCATTACGACAATCGTCACCATGTTCGTCGGCGGCACCGGCGTGTTGGTCGGCGCCTTCGTATCGCCGGCGTGCCCGGAGAAAAATCAGTTCGTCAGCACGCATTCCGTTGTCATGACGATCCAGCATGGCTTGAAGATCATCACGTTTGCGTTGATCGGTTTTGCTTTCGGCCCTTACTTGGCGCTGCTCGTGGGTTTGGTTTCATTGAGCTTTTTGGGCAGCTACGCCGGCAAGCTAGCGCTCAATCGTTTGCCCGAACCGGTCTTTCGCATGGCGCTCAAAGTCACCTTGACGGTGCTCGCTTTGCAACTGCTCTACACCGGCGTGCGCGGCGCCATCGGTTAG
- a CDS encoding DTW domain-containing protein yields MRKPQDICPNCHSTQPQCLCDEIPRLNLTTRVCLVIHHRELLRSSNTGLLALRALVNSEMRVRGEGREGLDLVDLVASPYRTFLFYPAPDAVELTGELVRQSPVPIQLIVPDGTWRQASKVHYRQTELAGVPRVKIAKPDAVMYSLRAQHRPEGMATLQAIAHGLGVIEGDHVKAQLMQLYRAKLDRALAGRGLATGSAAVVKSRQTQ; encoded by the coding sequence ATGCGTAAGCCCCAGGACATCTGTCCCAACTGCCATTCGACCCAACCGCAATGTCTGTGCGATGAAATCCCGCGCTTAAACTTAACGACGCGGGTGTGTCTGGTGATTCACCATCGCGAGTTGTTGCGCAGTAGCAACACCGGATTGTTGGCGCTGCGCGCGCTGGTGAACAGCGAGATGCGCGTGCGCGGCGAAGGCCGAGAGGGTCTCGATCTTGTCGATTTGGTGGCATCTCCTTATCGTACGTTTCTGTTTTATCCCGCGCCCGACGCGGTGGAGTTGACCGGCGAGTTGGTTCGTCAATCGCCGGTGCCGATCCAGCTGATCGTTCCCGACGGCACCTGGCGCCAGGCCAGCAAAGTCCATTACCGCCAGACTGAGTTGGCCGGAGTGCCGCGGGTGAAGATCGCCAAGCCGGACGCGGTGATGTACTCGCTGCGCGCGCAGCATCGCCCCGAAGGCATGGCGACGCTGCAAGCGATCGCTCACGGCCTGGGCGTCATCGAAGGCGATCACGTCAAGGCGCAATTGATGCAGCTTTACCGCGCCAAGCTCGACCGCGCGCTGGCTGGGCGGGGGCTGGCAACCGGCTCCGCTGCGGTTGTTAAGTCGCGCCAAACGCAGTAG